GCAGGGATCATGGAAATTGCTGATCTCTTCATCATGAACAAGGCCGATCTGCCCGGGGTGGAACAGCTGAACTATGAGCTTGATGACCTGTTGCACCTGACGAAAAAAGAAGACGACTGGCATCCGCCGATCGTAAAGACCATCGCGACGGAAAAAGTCGGGATCGGTGAACTGGCAGAAGCAATCGAAAAGCATGGCCATTGGCTGGATGAACAAGGGGAAGGCAGCCAACGGCGGCAAACACAGCTTCAGTTCGAAGTGGAAAGACGCGTCATGACCGCACTCAGACAACGTATTCAGCCGCAGATTGAAGCGGCAGTTTCAGAAAGGGAGGCAGGCGACGATCCGTACCGCATAGCGGAGCGGATTCTCCACAGTTTCACAGGTTACGAAAAGCATTCTAGGGGGTCAAAGTAATGACAATCAATCCAGCGCATCCTGTCCGGTTTGTCACGGCGTCGAGCCTGTTCGACGGACACGATGCATCCATTAATATTATGCGCCGCATGCTGCAGGCATCCGGCGCCGAAGTGATCCACCTCGGTCACAACCGCTCCGTTGCGGAAGTGGTGCAGGCCGTGATTCAGGAAGACGCCCAAGGGGTGGCGATTTCCTCGTATCAGGGTGGCCATATGGAATATTTTAAGTATCTGTATGATGAACTGAAAGCGCGCGGTGCAGGCCACGTGCCGATTTTCGGAGGCGGAGGCGGGGTCATTATCCCGTCTGAGATGAATGAACTGCACGAATACGGCATCCATAAAATTTTCTCCCCGGATGACGGACGGCGCCAGGGGCTCCAGGGCATGATCGATGAAATGATCGAAGCCTGCGACTATGATCCGTTGAAAAAAGCCGGCCTGCCGGAATGGGCAAAGTCCACGGGGCATCAGGACACGACACTCGCGCGTTACATCACGGTCAGTGAACAGGTGGCCTTTCAGACACCGGACGTGTCAGACGATGACCGGGCTGCCTACGAGCAAGTGGCAGAACAAGCGGACACGAAAAGCATCCCGGTTGTCGGCATCACCGGAACAGGTGGTGCGGGAAAGAGTTCCCTGACCGATGAACTGGTCAGGCGTTACCGCTACGCGTTTCCTGAGAAAACCATCGCCATCCTGTCCGTGGACCCGACGAAGAAAAAAACAGGCGGCGCCCTCCTCGGTGACCGGATCCGGATGAACGCGATTCATCATCCGAACGTCTACATGCGCTCGATGGCGACCCGGGACAGCCGCCAGGAGCTCTCCAAGGCGACGGAAAAGGCGATACCGGTTCTCAAGGCGGCGGGTTTTGATTTGATCGTGGTGGAAACGAGCGGCATCGGTCAGGGAGATGCCGCAGTGGCTGACCTGGCGGATGTGAGCATGTATGTGATGACGAGCGAATTCGGTGCGCCGTCCCAGCTGGAAAAAATCGATATGATTGATTTTGCAGATCTGATCGCGATTAATAAATTTGACCGAAAAGGTTCAGAGGACGCCCTCCGGGACGTACGTAAACAGTTCCAACGGAGTCACGAACGGTTTCATGACGACACAAAGACCATGCCGGTGTTCGGCACGATGGCGTCCCAGTTTAACGATCCCGGGATGAACCGCTTGTTTTACGAACTGATGCAGATCGTCTCAGAACAAACGAAAGACAACGCCTGGGCAACGGACTTCGGCAAGGACGATGCGATTCAGGCACGTAACGCGGTGATCCCGACCGAACAGGTGCAGTACCTCCGGGAAATCGCCAAGAGCCTTCGCACCTACCATCAGCACACCGAAGAAGAGGCAAGAAAAGCGACGCGCTGGTTTCAGCTCGAAGGGACCCTCGAACTGATGCAGGAACAGGGCATGGACAGTGAACGTCACCAGCTGCTCGAGCTCAGAGATCAGCTCCTTGACAACATCGGAGAGAAAACGAAAGCGATGCTCGAGGATTTCCGGCGGAAGCAGGACGTCTACAATCAGGATGAATTCCGCTTTACTGTCCGGAATAAAGAAATCGTGACACCGTTGAAAACGAGGACATTATCCGGGCTCGATGTGGTGAAAGTTGCGCTGCCGAAATATGAGAGCTACGGCGACCTCGTCCGCTGGATCCGAAAAGAAAATGTACCCGGGGAATTTCCATACACCGCAGGGGTCTTTCCGTTTAAGCGAAGGGGAGAAGATCCGAAGCGGCAGTTTGCAGGAGAGGGAAGTCCCGAAAGAACAAACCGGCGCTTTCACTACGTATCAAAAGACGATGAGGCCAAGCGTCTGAGCACGGCCTTTGACTCGGTGACCCTGTACGGGGAAGACCCGGATCACCGGCCGGATATTTACGGCAAAGTCGGAGAGAGCGGGGTGAGCATCTGTACGTTGGATGATATGAAAGAGCTGTATGCCGGCTTTGACCTGACAGCACCGACGACGTCCGTTTCGATGACCATCAACGGCCCGGCCCCGATGATTCTTGCCATGTACTTGAACACGGCCATCGATCAGCAACTGGCCCGTTTTGAAGAGGAAGAAGGCCGTAAACCAAACGATGAGGAGTCAGCGAAGATTCGCCAGGACACGATCTCTGTCGTGCGCGGGACGGTCCAGGCCGATATCTTAAAAGAAGACCAGGGGCAGAATACGTGTATTTTCTCGACGGAATTTGCCCTTCGGATGATGGGGGATATCCAGCAGTACTTCATCGATCAGAAGGTCCGGAACTATTATTCCGTGTCCATCAGCGGCTACCATATCGCGGAAGCCGGGGCCAATCCGATCAGTCAGCTGGCCTTCACCCTCGCCAACGGCTTCACCTATGTGGAGTAC
This Salisediminibacterium beveridgei DNA region includes the following protein-coding sequences:
- the icmF gene encoding fused isobutyryl-CoA mutase/GTPase IcmF, translated to MTINPAHPVRFVTASSLFDGHDASINIMRRMLQASGAEVIHLGHNRSVAEVVQAVIQEDAQGVAISSYQGGHMEYFKYLYDELKARGAGHVPIFGGGGGVIIPSEMNELHEYGIHKIFSPDDGRRQGLQGMIDEMIEACDYDPLKKAGLPEWAKSTGHQDTTLARYITVSEQVAFQTPDVSDDDRAAYEQVAEQADTKSIPVVGITGTGGAGKSSLTDELVRRYRYAFPEKTIAILSVDPTKKKTGGALLGDRIRMNAIHHPNVYMRSMATRDSRQELSKATEKAIPVLKAAGFDLIVVETSGIGQGDAAVADLADVSMYVMTSEFGAPSQLEKIDMIDFADLIAINKFDRKGSEDALRDVRKQFQRSHERFHDDTKTMPVFGTMASQFNDPGMNRLFYELMQIVSEQTKDNAWATDFGKDDAIQARNAVIPTEQVQYLREIAKSLRTYHQHTEEEARKATRWFQLEGTLELMQEQGMDSERHQLLELRDQLLDNIGEKTKAMLEDFRRKQDVYNQDEFRFTVRNKEIVTPLKTRTLSGLDVVKVALPKYESYGDLVRWIRKENVPGEFPYTAGVFPFKRRGEDPKRQFAGEGSPERTNRRFHYVSKDDEAKRLSTAFDSVTLYGEDPDHRPDIYGKVGESGVSICTLDDMKELYAGFDLTAPTTSVSMTINGPAPMILAMYLNTAIDQQLARFEEEEGRKPNDEESAKIRQDTISVVRGTVQADILKEDQGQNTCIFSTEFALRMMGDIQQYFIDQKVRNYYSVSISGYHIAEAGANPISQLAFTLANGFTYVEYYLSRGMHIDDFAPNLSFFFSNGLDPEYTVIGRVARRIWAVAMQHKYGANERSQKLKYHIQTSGRSLHAMEVDFNDIRTTLQALLAIYDNCNSLHTNAYDEAVTTPTEESVRRAMAIQMIITKEMGLAKNENPQQGSFIVEELTDLVEEAVLLELERISDRGGVLGAMETQYQRGRIQEESMLYETKKHNGELPIIGVNTYLNPNPPQDEAFSMELARSSTEEKESRIDQLHAFKARYDSDRQEALERLKETARSGGNIFEELMETVRVASLGDITTALYEVGGQYRRNI